The Gossypium hirsutum isolate 1008001.06 chromosome D06, Gossypium_hirsutum_v2.1, whole genome shotgun sequence genome contains the following window.
ATGGCTGCTTTCTTATGTGGAACTTCAAACATAGCTTTGTTCTTCTGGTGAAATAGTGCTTTCGTTGAGGTGAGGTTTACAAACATTGACTTGTTCTGTAATATGGTTGTTTTTTAAGGTACTCAAAGTCTTCCAAGGCTTGTTGGGGTATCAAAGGCTATTGAAATGATGCTGGTAAGACTGTTATGGGTAGAGCAGAGACATATCATAGTGGTTGACCATCATATTAAAATATGTGGTCTTGATTCCTTAATTTTGTCTCATTAGTTTCTTTTGCTTGGTTAGAGGCATCATGCAGTCCTGTTTCTGGTTGGTGATAAAATCTTTGAACTATCATTCATTTCCCACTGGATTTAACTTTGCTCAATGGTTCTGATAGAATGATTATAGAAATCACTGCTGCAAGTAAGCTTTGGAAGTACAAAACCACCATCTTTTCCTTCTTAATACGAGACCCCAACCATGGTTACTTCCTTTTGAGATCCATGCTTCTTTCCTGGAACTAATTTTGCATGGTTAAATGATTTATCTAGGCAATTTTTTTGTCATTAAATCTAATTCGGTTTAAACTTACTCTTAACAGTTTTCTAAGCCAATAATGTCTGAAGAAGGAAAGTTGCTTGGTCTTATTGATGAAATAGCAACCTCTGAAGAGTTAGTTAGAGTGTCTCGACTACACGCTTTGGAAATTTCTGACGGACGTAAACCATGGGTGCATTCTCTCCACAGGACAGACAAAATCGGATCCCTGTCTGAAGCACAGCAGTTGTTAAGAACTGCTAGAGAACAAGCCAAAAGAACAGCTCCAAATATGCCTCAACACCTTGCATGCCTTGATGCTGTTGAGGAGGGCCTTCTCCTTGGAGGATATAAAGGGCTTCTAAAGGTATTTTGGTTCGGAGGCCTTGAATTTACTAGACATTAAACATCAACGTTTATTCTGTTTCCTAATGCTAGTAACATCAAGCTGACTATCTCAGGAAGAACCATTTATTCCCACCACAGTATGTTATGTTCGGAGACAACTTTTATTGGATTCTAACCTTtcaattttcattatttcatctCGTACAATCTACTAGTTAATTTGCCTTGCGACATCTGGATTGTAATAAATCATATACATTCTTATTGTAACAGGAGGCAGCAGTGTCCAAAGAATTAGTTCAGTCAAACACTACGAAAGCTCTTACTCATCTTTTTTTCGCCCAACGTGCTACAGCAAAGGTACCTAATGATTCCTAGAATTTGTTATCTCTTTGATTCCCTCTTGCAGTGATTTTGAGTTGAATGATGGATTGAGTGAGTTCTAAAAACTGTTCTTGATGCATTGCCATCCTTTTGCAATTAGGGAATCCATTGCTTTTATTACGAAAGTTGATTGGTTGGTAGTGAGAAATTGTAATGTTTCGGCAgtaaaaaattttccatgaatttttgcTTCTTCAGGTGCCAAACATTACTGACGTCGGCCTCAAACCAAATCATGTCAAGAAAGTTGGTATCATTGGTGGAGGCATAATGGGCTCTGGAATTGCTACATCTCTTATGCTTAGCAACATAACTGTTTTCCTCAAGGAAATCAACTCTGAATATCTTCTAAAAGGAATGAAAACAGTAGAAGGTGGCTATTACATTGATACATTATGTGCTCCATTTGTGAATATAGTACTCTGAATATAGTTTTAAGGATATTATAATATTTGGATGTTAATCTTTACAAAAGGCCTGTTGGAGGGTTGGATTACTGAAATATAGTACAGTATGACACGAATTTTCACAAGAATGCTCGTCCCCCCCCCCCCCCTCATTTTATCATATAATTGTAGAATCATACCCAATACTTATGCTTGAATGTGTGTCAAACACAAGTATTACATGTTTTCCTTTTGGTGGCAGCAAATATCCAAAGCCTGGTAGCTAGAGGAAAAGTGACACAGGATAAGGCAAGAAAAGCCCTTTCTATGCTCGAAGGAGTTTCTGACTATTCAGATTTTAAGGAAATGGATATGGTCATAGAGGTGGGATATTTTGTCATCAGCAACTCAAAATCTTGGGTTGCTTTTGTCTCTTTGCTAATTTGGTATATCAGAAGATAATCTCAAGTTGGCCAAACAGAATTTTCCTATATTGTTCCAGCTCTTCATTTTCCAATGCATATCTGGTCAGGAATATGACAATATGACCCTTCAAATACATGTATTTGtccaaacttagaaaaattggAAGTGCTCATGACTAGCCAAAAATTCATTCCCAATAGTTGGACTTGAGTCCGAGGAACATAGGAATTTTCTATTCTTACTCGAGTCTATAGAAGTGTGTATGATCACTCCAATTTAGAACTAGGCGTTTGCTTTCCCAAGCAGCCATTGTTGACCAAAGCCTTCAAGCTATCAGGAAGAAGATTGTGAATAAGAAAACATAAGTGATGTCCTCTAGCATTTCCAGCAAGTCAGTCCACACAGGATTTAGCTTCAGAATAAGCATATGCAACCTGGCACCATCAATCTTTTTTGCAGGACATGATCTGTCCAGAAATTTGAGGCAGAATAAAAATGATCTAATTGAACTTTTACCTCTGAATTTTTTgtttatcaaattttacttagTAACTTCGGTTTTTTATGACATCAGAGGATTTAGAAAATATAAGACGCATATATGCCTAACTATCTTTACTGGCTGAAGTTGTTTACTTCATTTATTCCTTTTGCAGGCGGTTATTGAGGACATTCCATTGAAGCAAGAAATATTTAGCGAGCTCGAGAAGGTCTGCTCTTCTTGCTGCATTTTGGCTACAAATACATCCTCCATTGACCTTAGTGTAATTGGAGAAAAGACCAAATCACAAGATCGTATCATTGGGGCTCATTTTTTCAGGTTgttaaacttgttttagttgtatgctaatgtatttattattaccatCGTAATAGTCTGACTTATGTATAACgtaaaatgaattgttttaacATGAATTTCTGTCAGGTTTGCCATATCACCACCACCGTCATCTGCTTTAGTGGAAGCATGTGCTGCTATTAACTGAAATGAACTATATTTTGTTGGATTGACACTAAAATGTTTTTGTATTATCGAAAACTTGACTACTTTGTTATCTGAATGTCTTTTTTGTATGATTCTCTGATGAACAGTCCTGCTCATATAATGCCTCTCCTGGAGATTATACGAACAGAGAAAACTTCTCCGCAAGTTATTCTTGATCTCCTAACAGTTGGGAAAATAATGAAGAAAGTTCCTATTGTGGTTCTTAATTGCACTGGCTTTGCTGTTAATCGATCATTCTTCCCCTATATGCAAATTCCACATCTTTTGGTCCATCTTGGTGTGGACTTGTTCAGAATTGACAGAGCGATCAGGAACTTCGGCTTTC
Protein-coding sequences here:
- the LOC107901248 gene encoding peroxisomal fatty acid beta-oxidation multifunctional protein AIM1 isoform X1 — its product is MAMAVTMEVGNDGVAVISISNPPLNIINAAMLAALKEKFGEATRRRDVKAIVLTGKGGRFSGGFDINAFQNPSGDTSDRTIESIDLVLNTIEDCKKPVVAAIEGLALGGGLELAMGCHARIAAPKTQLGLPELTLGVIPGLGGTQSLPRLVGVSKAIEMMLFSKPIMSEEGKLLGLIDEIATSEELVRVSRLHALEISDGRKPWVHSLHRTDKIGSLSEAQQLLRTAREQAKRTAPNMPQHLACLDAVEEGLLLGGYKGLLKEAAVSKELVQSNTTKALTHLFFAQRATAKVPNITDVGLKPNHVKKVGIIGGGIMGSGIATSLMLSNITVFLKEINSEYLLKGMKTVEANIQSLVARGKVTQDKARKALSMLEGVSDYSDFKEMDMVIEAVIEDIPLKQEIFSELEKVCSSCCILATNTSSIDLSVIGEKTKSQDRIIGAHFFSPAHIMPLLEIIRTEKTSPQVILDLLTVGKIMKKVPIVVLNCTGFAVNRSFFPYMQIPHLLVHLGVDLFRIDRAIRNFGFPLGPFQLQDLGGFRLGKASGKEYENAFPDRTFRSPLTELLLKNGRNGKSNGKGFYVHEKGSKPKPDPSVLPIVDESRKLMNIMPGGKPISVTDEEITEMVLFPTINEACRVLDEGVVARASDLDVASVLGMSFPSYCFGCSGGIMFWADTVGSKHIYLSLKKWSEMYGSYFKPSRYLEERAMKGMPLSVAVEAKSSLKSNSKL
- the LOC107901248 gene encoding peroxisomal fatty acid beta-oxidation multifunctional protein AIM1 isoform X2 — translated: MAMAVTMEVGNDGVAVISISNPPLNIINAAMLAALKEKFGEATRRRDVKAIVLTGKGGRFSGGFDINAFQNPSGDTSDRTIESIDLVLNTIEDCKKPVVAAIEGLALGGGLELAMGCHARIAAPKTQLGLPELTLGVIPGLGGTQSLPRLVGVSKAIEMMLFSKPIMSEEGKLLGLIDEIATSEELVRVSRLHALEISDGRKPWVHSLHRTDKIGSLSEAQQLLRTAREQAKRTAPNMPQHLACLDAVEEGLLLGGYKGLLKEAAVSKELVQSNTTKALTHLFFAQRATAKVPNITDVGLKPNHVKKVGIIGGGIMGSGIATSLMLSNITVFLKEINSEYLLKGMKTVEANIQSLVARGKVTQDKARKALSMLEGVSDYSDFKEMDMVIEAVIEDIPLKQEIFSELEKVCSSCCILATNTSSIDLSVIGEKTKSQDRIIGAHFFSPAHIMPLLEIIRTEKTSPQVILDLLTVGKIMKKVPIVVLNCTGFAVNRSFFPYMQIPHLLVHLGVDLFRIDRAIRNFGFPLGPFQLQDLGGFRLGKASGKEYENAFPDRTFRSPLTELLLKNGRNGKSNGKGFYVHEKGSKPKPDPSVLPIVDESRKLMNIMPGGKPISVTDEEITEMVLFPTINEACRVLDEGVVARASDLDVASVLGMSFPSYCGGIMFWADTVGSKHIYLSLKKWSEMYGSYFKPSRYLEERAMKGMPLSVAVEAKSSLKSNSKL